The DNA window tatcataccactgtggagagtcgtattcaTCTAACAATCTTTATTGTTTTTCGAAGGATATCATAGTAGAAAAGTCGGGCAAGATAGCGGAGTTACTGAATGAGCAATCTGAGGACAGTATAGGTCAATTCCTCAGAAGCATGAACTCGTTGCAAGGTTCTGCCATGGTTTTCAACTGCAAATGTCATGTGAGAATGTGCTTCCTTTAGCTTGTCTTGCTTTCTATCTAGGGATGACTGAAAGTCACATCCCAAATAACCTGTTGAGCAAAGCACTTACTTTCTTTGAACAGAAAATCCTCCCTAGCTGGATTGAAGCCATTAAGGCTTTTCTTACAACAGAAGATATTATCCAACAGGCTGTGGAAATAGGCCTTGTTGATGAATGTATGAGTCTTTGGTCAGTAAGGAAGTGAATGATCCATACCTCCTTGGCGAACCGATTGTGAATTTTGTAAATGATGAACTCAGTGAGGATGATGTGTTTCATCACAAGCCCAGTGCAAGAAGAAAACTCTCTGTTTCTGAATGACAGTTGGCGGATTTGACAATTCAGCCTCCTTCATTGTATGAACTGACTGTTCATTCTATGAACCAGCATGCCATCCGGCCGAGATATGTGGCTGTGTCCCTTTTGAAGTATGCAGAGAAGTGGGTTTTTTCTAGTGCTGAAGGAGATGAAACGTTTCAGTGTGTGAAACAAACCGTCAAAGGGAAGTCATAGAAGCAGTGGAGAGGATAATGCCTTATCAGAAGGGGCTATTCCTTGAAATGCATTATGATATCGAGTGTGTGAAACGGATCGTAAAGCACTTCTATAGAGTTTGTAGTTCAATATTGGAAGGATTAATTGTGATGGCAAAACTGATCGAGGAATTCTTGTTTGAGGTTGCCAGTGACAGAGAATTGGGATCGGTGCATTTGTTTCATTAGTTGAAATGTCAAGTGCAGCATCAATGGGAACCGATAGGAGCTCCGGTGGAATATACAGAGCTATAGATATATATCTGGACAAGCATAGCTACCTGACAGAATCTGAGAGAGAAGAAGTGTGCAGAGGGCTGGACTACCATAGGATGTCAGCTGAAGTTTGTGAACACGCAGCCAAGAACCAGAAAATTCCATTAAGAATCGTGGTCCAAGTGCTAGTTTTGGTGCAATTACAACTTCGCTATGCAATCACAAAGGAAATGCAGGGTTCTGACAACAAATTGATACAGGACGAGGTTGAAAGTGATGGAGGAGTGTTGGCCTTAAGTGAAGGtttagtaaaaaatgaaatggagaAAATGAACAATAAGGTGATGGAGCTGGAGAAAGAGTGTCATATGATGAGGAAATAGATTGAGGAAGGCTGCAACCACATGGTTGAAAAAGAGAAGACAAGCACGTGGAGAGAAATGAAGAGGAAGTTTGGTTGCATAAACTGCAAATGCCAAGTTaaaaagtgtgagatcccacgtcggttggagaggggaatgaaacagattttgtaagggtgtggaaacctctccctagcagatgtgttttaaagccttgaggagaaacccaaaagggaaaactcaaagaggacaatatctgctagcggtgggcttgggctgttacaaatggtataagagttagacaccaggcggtgtgctagtgaggacactggacctccaagggggtggattgtgaggtctcacattggttggagaggggaacgaaacatttcttataagggtgtggagacttctctctaatagacacgttttagaacATTGAGGAAAAGCCTAGAAggtaaagcccaaagatgacaatatctgctagcggtgggattgaGCTGTTGCAAAAAGAGAAGGGTTCATCCCAAACTATGGGCTTGACTAACAGACAACTGATCATCTATAAACTCCTCTGTAGTGATTTGATTTCATGCTTCTGCATAGTCATTCAACTGGTCTAACTTGGTGAATAAACCTCCAAGTTTGTGGGCATCAAGCCAAAATTTTCCCCAAGGTAACTGCTCCATTACTACCTTGTTTTTCCAACGTCATGTAACACTGACTTTACAACATGCAGAGTATAGATTTTTGATGAAGTAAGAATGATGCCTAACAGAGCacggttaggaatcacgactctccacaatggtatgatattgtccactttgagcataagttctcatgacaTTGCTTTGGACTaccccaaaaggcttcataccaatggagatagtattccccatttataaacccatgatctttcactaaattaaccaacgtgggactcactcccaacaatcctcaacaagcACTTCATTGAGATACCCGTGATAATAAGGGTAAGTGCCTCTATCTTATTggttattttcttaaataatcaTCTCTCACTTCAATGAGAAAAGAGAACTACAatgataaaaggaaaaggctTAGTCATGGAGTTCTTACATTTTACCTCCATTagtatttcaaaaatcaataaatattcaAGCATGGACCAGAATTCAGGTGAAAGTGATGGAAGGATATCTAGTGGTCCATTTTCCGCAAAATTCCCAAAATCTTTTTCGAAGTTGAGAAGTAGCTTTCAGAACTCCAGTATAGCGAATCAAGGTAtgacctctctctctctctctctctcttcctggGTTCAAAaccaaatatgaaatattgatcaacattttcattctccAAACATGAAGGTGATGGGAAACTCTACTTTTTGTCAAAGAAGTCGCACCTAACTTGAAGCCATTTTTCTTCCTAATtatgatgaaatgatatgatcaAGAGCGAACCCATCTGATAAAGCATCAATCTGTCTCAGAAATGGAGGTTGAGATGCAGGCAGTGTAGTTGTCAGTATTCCTAATTCTTCTTTACTTTTACTAATTTATGCACTTTTTTTTCCGTATTTTATGGATATTGTCCTTGAACTTTGTCtgatttagattaattttatttatagtcAATGTCTGACATCAGTACAATTGTTGGTGCAAGTTTTGATTTAAGAGCTCAAAACTTCACATGGAAGAGTAGTATGgagtagaaaatttaaaattttaaacatggAGTTTAGCAAAAGTTTCCCTCCTTACATTATGCAATGTGAATTAGGTAGCCCTGCATAAATTCTGACAACTCTGCATAACGCAACAAAGTGAAAGAGCATAATTGACAGTAGAAAAGTGCTAATCATTGAGACAATTCTTAGGCTTCAAATGCACACTGCCTTGAGTTTAAATCTTTATGAAATTCAATAGTTCATGATCAGTTACCCTCAGTAAaatcccaaaaaataaaacacttTACTGAAGCTTTGATGAATATGATGCATGGGCAACATTTTTGAAGAGGCTTGTAAACTGTAAAATGTTCATTCAAAGTCCATCTAGTATGCTAATCTTGTATGAATCTGGGTTTCTTCTGTGatttcaacaaaatattacaaaaataagagaatttttttcaagttttgtaCAGTTCGTATATCTACTTTCAACTGGGAATGATGCAACTCATTCCTTTCCCATAGTTTGTGTTTGTAAAACCCAGTTTCCCAGTTGAAATAGATCTATTCATTCCCAAGTTGAAAACCCCAGTTTTGTGATTGGAATGGCAAAGCTCTTGAGCAAATAGTTTTGAAGATCCAATCCCCATTTATAATTCATCTTCCTCTACCTCATCCTCACTATCTTGACTGGCTCTCAATATATCAGCAACAGAAACCTGCCCTTGCCATGATAAAGAATTCAAGGAAACTGACCTTCTATACGGCTGAACTTGATTCATTCTGTCTCTTGGCTCTGAATCTTGACAATCTGATGCAAAACTTTGCCTTCGATTCTTGGAAGAAGCATCGCCATTCTCAAGCCCAGAAACAGCAGTTTCTTGCCTCACTGTTAAATCCTGCAAATCTTGAACCACTACAACAACTACTGTGTCATTGGTTCTGTGTTGATACTGAAGAGCAGATGCATTTAGGTGTTCTGTTCTTAGAATTTCTTGTGCTGGGGGTGGGGAAAGATTGGTTGGTGAAATGTTGGAGCGGCAGAGAGGGCAAGTTGAGTGAGATTTGAGCCATGTGTCAATGCAAGGAAGATGAAAGGCATGGCTGCACTTTGGCAGCAACCTTAAGCTCTCATTTTCTTGAAACTCACTCAGGCAAACTGAGCAATCAGTACCTTCAACTAAGTCATCTCCTCTTTTATACTTGCAGACTGTGATGGACTTGATGAGAGCATGATCCAGGCCTgcaggaggaggaggagcttGCAGCTGGTTTTCGTGGCGGATTTGGGTAAGATTTTCTTCATCATCCATTTCCATGGCAGCGTTGGTGGTAGCAGCTCTGTTCCTGCAATATTTGGAGATGATGGTGTAGTAGCTTACCATAATGAAGGCGCTAGCCAAGATTCCAATGATGGCGATGATGAGAGGAGAGAAATCAGTGGCGGAATCGCCATTGCTGCCATAGCCAAAAGGTGGAGGTGGTGGAAAGATGATGTAGCACCACTGAGGACAGTATATGCTACAAATCTCTAAAGAACAGTCCTTGTAAGCATATGGCTGCCATTGATTTGAGTTCCCCACAGAACCCATTTTCCTCTGCCACTAGCAGATCTTGCAGGTACCCctatcttctcttttttcatgTGTTTATGTCTaggatagagagagagaaagaagagagagaaagcgtaacaacccaagctcactCTGCTAGATTATTGTCCTCCTTCGAacttctctcaaagtttttaaaacgtgtttgctagagaTAGGtctccacactcttataaaaaatgtttcgttcttctcttccaccgatgtaggatctcgggtgaagaaaaagaaagcagaATTGAGGGACTTGGATGCAAAGGGAAGGAAAGTGGGAGGAGGTAGGAAACTGTTGTATCACTCATTAACACTTGTCCTTTCCCTTTACTTTTGGCTTTTCAATTCTTCTCCTTCAGAAACATGTcttgaacaaagaaattgtgtcATTATTAGTTTGTTGTCTAAGTCCCTTGGGTTTGATAAACAAGCTAAATGAGCTCtaaggaacaaaaaaagagCTCACTAAAATAAAGGCAAGAGATTCACATTTCAGATGTAAGTGTAAGTGGTCACGTGCAATCATGTGAGTACTTGACGTGGCCAATGTTTATTGGCTTGGTGGTTGAACCAAAGGAGATTTCCAGAAATGTGCCTTTTGTAACAATAAGGAACTTAATTTTCTACcatgatctttttttttttcttttttttttttaatttgatttacttatttatcctttataaattaatttatcaaGGACAATTAGAATTattcctctcttttttcttcctatttcAAGATTATCtttataatgaatattttcaaCCGAGATTACCCTACACAATCATTTACAAATGTAATATGAGCATTCTATTTGTAAATACGAGCATTCTAACACTAAAAGTTAATCAACGGTttgagttaaattttaaaatgcacaCTTTCTATATCTCCTCTATTTATAAGGGGAACAACTTAGCTTATAGTAGATGTTTGTGACGGGTGCTTTCGCCTTATCATAATAAAGTCGAGAAGTATGACCCTTCAATTAGAAGGCCCCAATCTCGTGATATGCAGAGCGTGACATTTCCTTTTAGTTAGTCCATCTAGCAATGGGACGAGTTTACAGGCCATTTTCATGTGTGAAGAATGCATTCTGTCCCCACTCACTTAAGGAATGAACCAAAGAGGCCAATgacataattatataattgataTTGCACAAACAAAGACAGGCAATGTGGCTTTCCTTATCAAGAGACATACCTCTTccacagtaaaaaaaaaaaagggccaTTTCATCATTTCATGTACCTATAAATAATGTTTGTACAGTAAATAACAGTCCTATTGTAACTGTTATTCTCATTCCTTCCAATTACAATtacaccaaaataaaatttgaggcCTTCATCTACTAGAAAGTTCAATATGATTATGAGGAAGAAACTAACAGGG is part of the Cucurbita pepo subsp. pepo cultivar mu-cu-16 chromosome LG03, ASM280686v2, whole genome shotgun sequence genome and encodes:
- the LOC111790930 gene encoding RING-H2 finger protein ATL51-like; the encoded protein is MGSVGNSNQWQPYAYKDCSLEICSIYCPQWCYIIFPPPPPFGYGSNGDSATDFSPLIIAIIGILASAFIMVSYYTIISKYCRNRAATTNAAMEMDDEENLTQIRHENQLQAPPPPAGLDHALIKSITVCKYKRGDDLVEGTDCSVCLSEFQENESLRLLPKCSHAFHLPCIDTWLKSHSTCPLCRSNISPTNLSPPPAQEILRTEHLNASALQYQHRTNDTVVVVVVQDLQDLTVRQETAVSGLENGDASSKNRRQSFASDCQDSEPRDRMNQVQPYRRVVRIYAGLPNSHCIM